The following nucleotide sequence is from Drosophila takahashii strain IR98-3 E-12201 chromosome 3L, DtakHiC1v2, whole genome shotgun sequence.
CTCACGAAGTAAACCCCGAAAAAGCCGAAACTGAAACTAAAACCGAAGCCAACGTAATTGAGGCGTTAACTTTTGCGGGGGAGCAGTTAAACAGTTGAAACGTGAAAGGGATGGAGGAATTCGGGGGACTGGCCCCGAACTCCCGCACACTTTCTCAATCAATAAAAGTCAAGAAAACGGGAACAACCCAAAAACCTCCCCGTCCCGCCaaacataataaaacaaaaacaaaagccgaaGCAAATGTCAAAGCGTTCTTATCAATTACAGAATCTGGGCGGCTATTTGTTTGGGGCGAGAACCACTACGGGCAGCTCGGGATTGGCGGCCATGGAGGAGCCTCCGGCAAGAAGGGAGGCGCCGCCCAGGGGGACATTGTGACCAAGCCCACCTGCGTGAAGGCCTTGAAAACGCTGGGATTAAAGATTTGCGACGCCGCCTTTGGCAATCACTGGGCCGTGATGCTGACACGTGAGTGAATCAACAAATGCGCTGCAAGTTGGCTAAGTCGCACAATGTGTCACCAAAGAAATTGGTCCAAGGAAAAGTTTTAGTTAGGGCGAAAAAGTTTAGTCAATGGCAGCAATTTGCCAATTGTTTTGCAGGTCAGTTCAGTCTAGTTCtgtgtttattatttaatattttaaggaacCTAGCATAAGAAAAACATATTGTTAATCaaccagccaaaaaaaaaatgagaaaaggTTTTGACCTATTTGTAGTCTCCTCCGCATGCTAATCTAAAAGTAGGTTTTAAACAGGGACCGTAATtattatgagttttattttaaaagtcacacaaaaatcattaattttgaaaaaaaaaataaataaaaataatcattattcatgagttttaaaataaaaatacaaaataatcattatttctgatcggaaaaaataaaactgaaacaTAATGATTATTGTTACAACTTTTATGGCCGTTTTCtagtccgtttgttaaatttaaagtagggttaaaacaaTGATTTCCCATACAATTTCAGGGTTTAAAAACATtagaaattgcaaaaaaaaaaagggtgtATTTCAGAAATTCAATTTCTATTTTCAGGATTAAAGTAGTCAgttaaaacctttttaaaaatgtataattaaagAAATCATTGGTTCAGTTATATCACAAAACATAATTTATAATAGCCCCTACCTCATTattatcaacaaaaaaattacccACAGATTCCAACGAAATCTTTTTCACGGGTCGGAACATCTTTCCCGACGATACCCATGTGGCGCAGCACTTTACCACCGCCCAAGTGGAGCAGCAGCCGTGCGCCATTATCCGGAAACCCTTTCGGCTGGAGGAGTTCGACGATTATCTGTCCAAGAGCGAGGAGACGGACAACTTCATGGCCATCCAGGCGGGAAATGAGCACTTTGCCGTGCTGACCGGTGAGTTAATCGCCGGGAAATTGCAGAGCTacaagtttataatattatatatgtttgaaaagCTACTGGTCGGCTGATTGGCTGCGGTTCGAATGTTCAACAGCAGCTGGGCGAACTGGAGGCGGACTACGATGGCCATCCGGTGGAGATTCGCCTGGACGCACCCGTGCAGCAGTTCGCCTGCGGACCCCAGTCCACGTTGGTGTTGACCGCCAGCGGGAACCTCTTCCTCACCGGCCACCTCAACGAGTTCGTCTTTCCGCGCTTCACCGAGCTGCAGAAGAACCTGCCGCCCACGGAGGCCATCATCTTCATGCACATCTCGAAGACCAGCGAGGTGTATATCGTAACGAATGCGGGCAGCATCTATCGCAGCTTCGAGTCGGTGCGGAACAAGAGCCTGGTCTTCCAGCGCTTCTACGACTACGACAGCGAGGAGAACGGGCCCATCTGGAAGCTCCTCAAGGGCTTCTCCTTCTACGTGGTGCTCAGCAAGGCGAACAAGTTCTTCACCACTTTCTCGGAGAGCGGCCATCATCTGAAGACCTTTCGCGAGATCTCCAAGTTCAAGAACCTCCGCCTGCTGGACATCGCAGTGGGGGATCAGCACGTCCTGGTGCAGGGCATTCCGCGCTCCTCGATGTCATCAGCTTCGGTGAGTGGCCATTTGAGCCGCAGTTTCGTGCTGCAACCGCAGGATGCGAATGGAAACGGTGAGGTGAGCAGGAGCCACAGCGGAGGACATAGAGGACTCACCAAGCAGGAGGGCATGGAGGAGCCAGAGGAGCGATCCATGGTAGCTACTGTGGGAGGAATggtagcagcagcaggcgcaggAACAGCAGCGGCCATGGAGGCAGTGAAGCATTTAATCAATGGTGAGAAACCGGAGGAGAATGATGAAGTCAAGGACATAAATGCAAATACCGAAAAAGAACCTTTAGAAGTAAATGGCAATGAAGAAAACAGTTCAGCGAAGGAGGAACCGCATCAAATGGAAGATCAAGAGACAAAAACTCCTAAAGATAAAAATCAACACATGGAAGACCACCCAGAAATTAAAGATAATCCAAATACAGCTCCTCCAAGTGAAGCAATGAAGATCAAAGAGGAGTACAAAGAGATGGAGCCCACGGCGCCTATAGAATCTCCAATAAAACCTGAGGAATCAAAAGAATCCTCAGCAAAACCAATGGAATCCCCAGTGGAACCGCCTGATTTACCAGTACAGACCAACGAATCTCCAATTAAATCAATGGAGTCCCCTGACAAACCCATGGAATCAATGCAGAAGCTACCCACACCACCTACACACACACCTACGCCTCCCAAATCCCCCACAGAATCCATGCACTCTATGCAATCACTCAATCCGGAACATCAAATCCCAGGCAGCCAGGAGAAGCTCCTGCGACCACGAACTCCTTACCCAGAGAGCAGTGATTCCAGCACACCGCAAACGATCAAGAAGACACCCATACGAAACTTCTCCTACGAGGCGGCCATGGATCACGATCATCTGGAGAGGACCTCGCCGCTCGAATTGGTGTCCAGCCTGGAGACGGTGGAGGAGATGCCGCCGCCGGCCACCATTCAAGTGAGCACGCCCACGCCGCCCACCGAGGAGGATGAGCAGCTGGCCGTGGAGATCACGACGACGAACGACTCGAAGGACAGCAGCAAGGTGATCAACGAAATACGCTTTATCAACAACGGCGTCGATGTGACGGCCAAGGTGGAGGAGCAGATGCCCGATACGCCGCTGGAGAGCTCGGTGGAGGAACTGGAGTCGGATGGCGAGCAAATGCTAGACAAGATCGTAGCAAATACCGAAGAGGAGGCGTTGGAAGCCATGGACAGCACGCGCAACTCCATCCAGACGGCGGTGAGGAATGCGGCCAATGGAGCCCGCGAAGCCATGGAGGCGGCCGGCGAGCGAATGGCCACCGGAGCTCGCGAAGCAGTAGATGCCGTTGGCGGGGCAGTGGGCGCAGCGGGAAAAGGTGCCCAGCGAATGGCCAGCGATGCCATGCACGCCGTGGAGCAGGCGGGC
It contains:
- the LOC108066540 gene encoding uncharacterized protein isoform X1, with the protein product MEEFGGLAPNSRTLSQSIKVKKTGTTQKPPRPAKHNKTKTKAEANVKAFLSITESGRLFVWGENHYGQLGIGGHGGASGKKGGAAQGDIVTKPTCVKALKTLGLKICDAAFGNHWAVMLTHSNEIFFTGRNIFPDDTHVAQHFTTAQVEQQPCAIIRKPFRLEEFDDYLSKSEETDNFMAIQAGNEHFAVLTATGRLIGCGSNVQQQLGELEADYDGHPVEIRLDAPVQQFACGPQSTLVLTASGNLFLTGHLNEFVFPRFTELQKNLPPTEAIIFMHISKTSEVYIVTNAGSIYRSFESVRNKSLVFQRFYDYDSEENGPIWKLLKGFSFYVVLSKANKFFTTFSESGHHLKTFREISKFKNLRLLDIAVGDQHVLVQGIPRSSMSSASVSGHLSRSFVLQPQDANGNGEVSRSHSGGHRGLTKQEGMEEPEERSMVATVGGMVAAAGAGTAAAMEAVKHLINGEKPEENDEVKDINANTEKEPLEVNGNEENSSAKEEPHQMEDQETKTPKDKNQHMEDHPEIKDNPNTAPPSEAMKIKEEYKEMEPTAPIESPIKPEESKESSAKPMESPVEPPDLPVQTNESPIKSMESPDKPMESMQKLPTPPTHTPTPPKSPTESMHSMQSLNPEHQIPGSQEKLLRPRTPYPESSDSSTPQTIKKTPIRNFSYEAAMDHDHLERTSPLELVSSLETVEEMPPPATIQVSTPTPPTEEDEQLAVEITTTNDSKDSSKVINEIRFINNGVDVTAKVEEQMPDTPLESSVEELESDGEQMLDKIVANTEEEALEAMDSTRNSIQTAVRNAANGAREAMEAAGERMATGAREAVDAVGGAVGAAGKGAQRMASDAMHAVEQAGSNAVKAAADTKDSMGRAMDSVTSKISSEVQGARENISSLFQIKAARESDPQTTPVSTPRGEDDLSSKEGAPKTTTTLGSNEEEDERTTASVNSYHNSNGNGNIFEPSNPFEDPLDAVVERSKKAMQEDIRAMQLRANSHVQAVQEQSEEEAKGFMQQVIDRLSCRNEKAIRIEDEVRPPAGIPSKNTNKVNSELSLTNGQAHGEQQQQQASRVCTIL
- the LOC108066540 gene encoding uncharacterized protein isoform X3 encodes the protein MDIPASGAIFTLGKSHLAENTQSYFYIKNDPVKRLISGPNQSAVICESGRLFVWGENHYGQLGIGGHGGASGKKGGAAQGDIVTKPTCVKALKTLGLKICDAAFGNHWAVMLTHSNEIFFTGRNIFPDDTHVAQHFTTAQVEQQPCAIIRKPFRLEEFDDYLSKSEETDNFMAIQAGNEHFAVLTATGRLIGCGSNVQQQLGELEADYDGHPVEIRLDAPVQQFACGPQSTLVLTASGNLFLTGHLNEFVFPRFTELQKNLPPTEAIIFMHISKTSEVYIVTNAGSIYRSFESVRNKSLVFQRFYDYDSEENGPIWKLLKGFSFYVVLSKANKFFTTFSESGHHLKTFREISKFKNLRLLDIAVGDQHVLVQGIPRSSMSSASVSGHLSRSFVLQPQDANGNGEVSRSHSGGHRGLTKQEGMEEPEERSMVATVGGMVAAAGAGTAAAMEAVKHLINGEKPEENDEVKDINANTEKEPLEVNGNEENSSAKEEPHQMEDQETKTPKDKNQHMEDHPEIKDNPNTAPPSEAMKIKEEYKEMEPTAPIESPIKPEESKESSAKPMESPVEPPDLPVQTNESPIKSMESPDKPMESMQKLPTPPTHTPTPPKSPTESMHSMQSLNPEHQIPGSQEKLLRPRTPYPESSDSSTPQTIKKTPIRNFSYEAAMDHDHLERTSPLELVSSLETVEEMPPPATIQVSTPTPPTEEDEQLAVEITTTNDSKDSSKVINEIRFINNGVDVTAKVEEQMPDTPLESSVEELESDGEQMLDKIVANTEEEALEAMDSTRNSIQTAVRNAANGAREAMEAAGERMATGAREAVDAVGGAVGAAGKGAQRMASDAMHAVEQAGSNAVKAAADTKDSMGRAMDSVTSKISSEVQGARENISSLFQIKAARESDPQTTPVSTPRGEDDLSSKEGAPKTTTTLGSNEEEDERTTASVNSYHNSNGNGNIFEPSNPFEDPLDAVVERSKKAMQEDIRAMQLRANSHVQAVQEQSEEEAKGFMQQVIDRLSCRNEKAIRIEDEVRPPAGIPSKNTNKVNSELSLTNGQAHGEQQQQQASRVCTIL
- the LOC108066540 gene encoding uncharacterized protein isoform X2; its protein translation is MGSDAALKYLKYGANSRKSGRLFVWGENHYGQLGIGGHGGASGKKGGAAQGDIVTKPTCVKALKTLGLKICDAAFGNHWAVMLTHSNEIFFTGRNIFPDDTHVAQHFTTAQVEQQPCAIIRKPFRLEEFDDYLSKSEETDNFMAIQAGNEHFAVLTATGRLIGCGSNVQQQLGELEADYDGHPVEIRLDAPVQQFACGPQSTLVLTASGNLFLTGHLNEFVFPRFTELQKNLPPTEAIIFMHISKTSEVYIVTNAGSIYRSFESVRNKSLVFQRFYDYDSEENGPIWKLLKGFSFYVVLSKANKFFTTFSESGHHLKTFREISKFKNLRLLDIAVGDQHVLVQGIPRSSMSSASVSGHLSRSFVLQPQDANGNGEVSRSHSGGHRGLTKQEGMEEPEERSMVATVGGMVAAAGAGTAAAMEAVKHLINGEKPEENDEVKDINANTEKEPLEVNGNEENSSAKEEPHQMEDQETKTPKDKNQHMEDHPEIKDNPNTAPPSEAMKIKEEYKEMEPTAPIESPIKPEESKESSAKPMESPVEPPDLPVQTNESPIKSMESPDKPMESMQKLPTPPTHTPTPPKSPTESMHSMQSLNPEHQIPGSQEKLLRPRTPYPESSDSSTPQTIKKTPIRNFSYEAAMDHDHLERTSPLELVSSLETVEEMPPPATIQVSTPTPPTEEDEQLAVEITTTNDSKDSSKVINEIRFINNGVDVTAKVEEQMPDTPLESSVEELESDGEQMLDKIVANTEEEALEAMDSTRNSIQTAVRNAANGAREAMEAAGERMATGAREAVDAVGGAVGAAGKGAQRMASDAMHAVEQAGSNAVKAAADTKDSMGRAMDSVTSKISSEVQGARENISSLFQIKAARESDPQTTPVSTPRGEDDLSSKEGAPKTTTTLGSNEEEDERTTASVNSYHNSNGNGNIFEPSNPFEDPLDAVVERSKKAMQEDIRAMQLRANSHVQAVQEQSEEEAKGFMQQVIDRLSCRNEKAIRIEDEVRPPAGIPSKNTNKVNSELSLTNGQAHGEQQQQQASRVCTIL